The Mangrovivirga cuniculi genomic sequence CATAACCAGGGATAAGGTTCCGACGATAAAAAGTATCCAAAAGGCTTTAACAAGCTTTTTGAACAAGCCGCCAAACCTGTCATTTATAGCTTTAATTTTACTGTTCATTCGAATTCAAGTATTGTTTTTTAAAATAACTGTTATAGCCGGTCAAGTCTTTGCGTTTGTAAAAAGTGTCAAAGTTACTCTTTGAAATTACGAAATTAAAAAATTCTGAGTTGCCATATGCAAGGTCTTCCTCAACTATTGGCAAAAAATTGTTAAAAATTGTCATTGCACCCTCATAATCAGGGATATTCTGGATCATTACGAGAGCAAAATCATCATTTAAGCTAAGTAAGTTATAGTTTAAGTTTGCCTGATTTAGTTTATCCAACTCATCTTTTACGGCCTTACTAGTCTCATTTATGTAGTTACCACCGGTAGGTACAGCCATGACCCAATAATGTTCTTCAGACCGATTCATTTCATATCTGACCTCAGAAAGGTTTTCATATTTTTTCTGTTCTTCTCGTGCTTCTTCGAGTAGCTTCTCAGCAAAAGGAATCAGGTCGCTGTCCGGGTAATTTTTAATAAAGCTTTGAAGACCATATTGATAGCCTGCCAAGGGTTCGGTTTTTCCTTTGATCAATATCTGTAAAAATATAGCATTATCTGTAAATTCATTAGGCTGGATACTTCTTATACTGGCCGATATCAACGAATCTGCTTTTTTATATTCACCATTTTCATAAAAAGAGTAAGCGTTTTTATAAATAGCTCTAAGCTCTCTGGCAGCTTGTTCACTTTCTTTAAGGTAGTCGGGGTTCTCAAGGATTTTAGCATACAAACTATTTGGATGCTCGTTTAAAAGCATTCTCTCATATTTTGAAGGATCCTCTCCTAAAGCTTCAGCGATCACTTTTAACAGGAACAATGCTTCGGGAATTGTTTCGGCCTCAGAAAAACGAGAAATAAATTCATTAAGCGTTTCAAAAGAATACTCATCTTCTTTAAGATCAAAATGATAGATCTTTCCTACCTGAAATAAAGAGTTTTCTACCTCTTTGGTCAGCTCCTGTTTTTCTTCATCCGTAGAAGGAATGTTAGCCCAATATGTTTCTGGCTGCATTAATGGATCATTTTCGAATGGTGATTCTTCCAGAACTTCTTCCTCACGGACATTCGCAACATCATCGACATCATCCACAGTTGGAACAGGAGCATCTCCAGCCAGCCTGATCTTGTTAGATCGTCGCCAGTTATCTTCCAGCTCCCGGTCTCCCCAAATAGCTTCGAATTCGTTTATCCCCCTTGATATTGCTGAGGGCTCGTCAAAGTACCATCCAGGAGAAGCCCTTTCCTGGTCATTATTGAAACTATTAAAAGTATTTTTACCTGCATTGGCCAGTGCTTGTTCTCTTCTCTTTTCTTCTTCCTTCTTTTTTTCTTCTTCCTCTTCGATTTCCTGTCTTCTGATGTCTATCTGTTCATCAATAATTTTACTGACAGACAAACTATCCATGGAGGCAAGATTCAGCAATGAGTCATTCGTTTCCACAGTTTCAAGGTGCCCGACAAAAGTCTCCAGAATTTGCTGCCTCTTTTTTAATTCTTCGTAATCCGGTTCATCCTGAGGATAAAACTGAACTGTACTGTCATAGTAGTTTTTGGCAAGTCTGTAATTTCTTCTGTCATTGTAATAGATTTCTGCTAATCTTCTAAACGAAGCTGCCTTTATTACCGGCCTTGCCCCCTCCTGTTTTACTGACTTTTTAAAATATTCTATTGCCTGATCCTCTTCGTCAAGTTTATAGGCGAAGGCTCCCATTTCATGATATATTTTGTCTTTATATTCTTTGTTTTTTCTATCCTTGAGTAGCTTTTCAAAGTACTTTTTGATCTTTTTTGTATCAGACTCTTTAGCCAGGTCATAAACCTGTGCCATATTTAGTCTGGAGTAAAAGAACAATTCATAATTAGGATTATTTTTTACACACTTGTTATAATTTTGGTAGGCAAGTGCGTCAAAACCCAGCTCCTGGTAAACTTGGCCCAGGATGAAATAATATCGCGCTCTTTTTTTATGATTACTTTCCAGTTCAACTGCCGCTTCAAGGTTATTTATAACTTTTTCAGAGTCATTTTCCAGCTGATAAAAATATGCTTTAG encodes the following:
- the porW gene encoding type IX secretion system periplasmic lipoprotein PorW/SprE, with the protein product MQFIKNLLFLFLLLTSFSCAVNKSNPVSMVWHDTNAKYNAYWLARENLKAIEEDRRAQYEDNFEKVLYIYPPLDTAQTNAYDDQLEDVIKKASMSIQRHEGSNWNDNAYVAVGDARYYRGELEEAVNTYKYVNVKGEDDNTRHEALIGLIYTFIFRGERNNIISVIDYLAKEELNKNNQKEFYLAKAYFYQLENDSEKVINNLEAAVELESNHKKRARYYFILGQVYQELGFDALAYQNYNKCVKNNPNYELFFYSRLNMAQVYDLAKESDTKKIKKYFEKLLKDRKNKEYKDKIYHEMGAFAYKLDEEDQAIEYFKKSVKQEGARPVIKAASFRRLAEIYYNDRRNYRLAKNYYDSTVQFYPQDEPDYEELKKRQQILETFVGHLETVETNDSLLNLASMDSLSVSKIIDEQIDIRRQEIEEEEEKKKEEEKRREQALANAGKNTFNSFNNDQERASPGWYFDEPSAISRGINEFEAIWGDRELEDNWRRSNKIRLAGDAPVPTVDDVDDVANVREEEVLEESPFENDPLMQPETYWANIPSTDEEKQELTKEVENSLFQVGKIYHFDLKEDEYSFETLNEFISRFSEAETIPEALFLLKVIAEALGEDPSKYERMLLNEHPNSLYAKILENPDYLKESEQAARELRAIYKNAYSFYENGEYKKADSLISASIRSIQPNEFTDNAIFLQILIKGKTEPLAGYQYGLQSFIKNYPDSDLIPFAEKLLEEAREEQKKYENLSEVRYEMNRSEEHYWVMAVPTGGNYINETSKAVKDELDKLNQANLNYNLLSLNDDFALVMIQNIPDYEGAMTIFNNFLPIVEEDLAYGNSEFFNFVISKSNFDTFYKRKDLTGYNSYFKKQYLNSNEQ